From the Lancefieldella sp. Marseille-Q7238 genome, one window contains:
- a CDS encoding energy-coupling factor transporter transmembrane component T gives MKPDPRTKLLILAVTSVSVFLNGSLIVEDVFVSIPLVLCFLAKESKKVLRYAALFIVLLLVQLILIQHLPVTVGGIVYMFAVYIRKLIPCFMLGTYLISTTKVSSFLAGISRFRLPKGFTIALSITLRYFPTMGEEWRSIRDAMALRGISASIGGMLLHPLRTMEYVYVPMLVSASRISDEISQAAITRGIDHVGERSCFEEIHFTICDILIWLIYTGVIALMVMAPSLGVM, from the coding sequence ATGAAACCGGATCCACGAACAAAACTTTTGATCCTTGCGGTGACAAGTGTTTCTGTCTTTCTGAATGGAAGTCTCATTGTGGAGGATGTTTTTGTATCAATTCCTCTGGTCCTTTGTTTTCTGGCTAAGGAAAGTAAAAAAGTTCTTCGATATGCTGCATTGTTTATTGTCCTGCTTTTGGTTCAGTTGATTCTGATCCAACATCTTCCGGTGACAGTCGGGGGAATCGTGTACATGTTTGCCGTTTACATCCGAAAGCTGATCCCTTGCTTTATGCTGGGAACTTACCTGATCTCTACCACAAAAGTGAGCAGTTTTCTGGCAGGGATCAGCCGTTTCCGTTTGCCAAAGGGCTTTACTATTGCACTCTCAATAACGCTCCGTTACTTTCCAACCATGGGCGAGGAATGGCGCTCTATCCGGGATGCCATGGCGCTCAGGGGAATCTCTGCCTCCATAGGAGGAATGCTGCTGCATCCGCTGCGAACCATGGAATATGTCTATGTTCCCATGCTGGTCTCTGCATCCCGGATTTCGGATGAAATCTCTCAAGCGGCGATCACACGCGGTATCGATCACGTGGGTGAACGGAGCTGTTTTGAGGAGATCCATTTTACAATCTGCGACATCCTTATATGGCTGATCTATACCGGGGTCATTGCGTTGATGGTCATGGCTCCTTCCTTGGGGGTAATGTGA
- a CDS encoding energy-coupling factor ABC transporter ATP-binding protein translates to MIRFEKTSWSYTSEGEGSIQSISLHIRKGECVLLCGASGCGKTTLTRIINGLIPHFYSGKHSGTVQVAGLNPAYTEIAELSDLVGTVFQNPRTQFFNTDTDSELVFGLENRAMPKEQMRERLTELTKELHLEELRERSIFALSGGEKQKVAFSSVYASDPEILVLDEPSSNLDAAAVRELMGLIAQAKTAGKTIIIAEHRLWYLMELADRVVYLQDGQIKRNMDIAEFRSLPSAEIKAMGLRCRELKKVDLESIQPAASESTLKVDRLSVCLGDRQVLQELSFYAKGGEIIAIAGANGVGKTTLARVICGLQKEGAGSVSINGELLSTKKRKQRSYMVMQDVGHQLFTDSVLEECRLGAKNPDEEQIESALKLMKLDAYRERHPLSLSGGQKQRLAVAVSLICEKDMLIFDEPTSGLDLAGMQEVGRLAQELSRRGKILLIITHDVEFMKTICSRILILSEGRISADLTGAEREKAEQILQGRRCKVENGG, encoded by the coding sequence TTGATACGTTTTGAAAAGACATCATGGTCCTATACCTCTGAAGGGGAGGGATCGATCCAAAGTATTTCTTTACATATTCGAAAGGGCGAATGCGTCTTGCTCTGCGGAGCATCGGGCTGCGGAAAGACTACGTTGACTCGGATCATCAACGGCCTGATCCCTCATTTTTATTCGGGTAAGCATTCCGGAACCGTTCAGGTTGCGGGTCTTAATCCAGCTTATACGGAAATAGCGGAATTATCTGATCTGGTTGGAACCGTTTTTCAGAATCCCCGGACACAGTTTTTCAATACTGATACGGACAGTGAGCTGGTATTTGGGCTGGAAAATCGAGCTATGCCAAAAGAACAGATGAGGGAGCGTCTTACAGAACTCACGAAGGAACTGCATCTGGAAGAACTGCGCGAACGCAGCATCTTTGCTCTCTCAGGCGGAGAAAAACAGAAGGTCGCTTTTTCTTCCGTTTACGCCTCCGATCCGGAAATTCTGGTTCTGGACGAGCCTTCTTCCAATCTTGATGCTGCGGCTGTCCGTGAGCTTATGGGTTTGATCGCACAGGCAAAGACAGCCGGAAAGACCATCATTATTGCGGAGCATCGGCTCTGGTATCTGATGGAATTAGCAGATAGAGTCGTGTATCTGCAGGACGGACAGATCAAGCGAAACATGGATATAGCAGAATTCCGGTCTCTTCCTTCTGCGGAGATCAAAGCGATGGGCTTGCGCTGCCGAGAATTGAAAAAGGTCGACTTAGAGAGCATACAGCCAGCGGCATCCGAAAGTACTTTAAAAGTGGATCGGCTTTCCGTATGCCTTGGAGACAGACAGGTGCTACAGGAACTTTCCTTTTATGCAAAGGGCGGAGAGATCATCGCTATCGCCGGTGCGAATGGCGTGGGAAAGACGACTCTGGCCCGTGTGATTTGCGGTTTGCAAAAAGAAGGAGCCGGAAGCGTTTCCATCAACGGAGAGCTTCTTTCTACGAAAAAAAGAAAACAGCGATCCTATATGGTTATGCAGGATGTAGGTCATCAGCTCTTTACTGACAGCGTCCTGGAGGAATGCCGTCTGGGTGCAAAGAATCCGGATGAGGAGCAGATCGAAAGTGCTCTGAAACTTATGAAACTGGATGCGTATCGAGAAAGACATCCGCTCTCCCTCTCCGGAGGTCAGAAGCAGCGGCTTGCCGTGGCAGTAAGTCTGATTTGCGAAAAAGATATGCTGATTTTTGACGAGCCGACCAGCGGGCTTGACCTTGCCGGTATGCAAGAGGTCGGACGTCTGGCACAGGAGTTGTCAAGGCGCGGAAAGATCCTTCTGATCATCACACATGACGTGGAATTTATGAAAACGATCTGTTCTCGGATCCTGATCCTGTCCGAAGGAAGGATCAGTGCTGATCTCACAGGAGCGGAGCGGGAAAAGGCGGAGCAGATCCTGCAAGGCAGAAGATGCAAGGTGGAGAATGGAGGGTAA
- a CDS encoding SprT family zinc-dependent metalloprotease produces the protein MTSAKAVEIAGIPVQLTQKRVKNINLRVTREGRVVVSYPWHTSEAVVLAFIESRSDWIRATLSRTSLPSEKNSAGQNIISGCEVSVWGQPYALQIIPGSRRTAYISAHDLVITLPNRYLNDLTSETSQSAIRKTFDEFLAKEMRKILPEMTAAAEAKAGRSASLCRTRRMKSRWGSCNTKTGAITLNLELAEHNPEALKYVIAHELTHLYVRRHNKEFYALLTTFYPNWKEVRSGLKNARPSLR, from the coding sequence ATGACATCGGCAAAGGCCGTCGAAATAGCAGGTATTCCCGTGCAGCTTACCCAAAAGCGCGTCAAGAATATCAATCTGCGCGTCACCCGAGAAGGACGTGTTGTCGTAAGTTATCCATGGCATACCTCAGAAGCAGTTGTGCTTGCCTTCATCGAATCCAGATCCGATTGGATCCGCGCCACCCTCTCTCGCACCTCATTGCCCAGCGAGAAGAACTCCGCAGGTCAAAACATCATTTCCGGTTGCGAGGTCAGCGTTTGGGGACAGCCTTACGCCTTGCAGATTATCCCGGGGTCAAGACGAACAGCATATATCTCTGCACACGACCTTGTTATCACACTCCCCAACCGCTATCTCAATGACCTGACCTCCGAAACTTCCCAAAGCGCTATTCGTAAAACATTTGATGAGTTTCTCGCCAAAGAGATGCGCAAAATTCTGCCTGAGATGACCGCCGCCGCAGAAGCAAAAGCCGGTCGGAGCGCCTCGCTGTGCCGCACACGGCGCATGAAAAGTCGCTGGGGTTCCTGCAATACCAAAACGGGAGCCATCACGCTCAACCTTGAGCTTGCTGAGCATAATCCGGAAGCTCTGAAGTATGTTATTGCCCATGAACTCACCCACCTCTACGTCCGCAGACATAACAAAGAGTTTTACGCTCTTCTCACCACGTTCTATCCAAACTGGAAAGAAGTACGCTCCGGCCTCAAGAATGCCCGACCGTCTTTGCGATAA
- the trpS gene encoding tryptophan--tRNA ligase, which produces MPNEGSYEAALRRSNEIQADLPEHPGNYTMLTGDRPTGRLHLGHYFGTIVERVRLQNLGVHTNVIIADYQVITDRDTTEHIADNVYNMVVDYLACGLDPEKTMIFTHSAVPALNQLMLPFLSLVTEAELLRNPTVKAEQEASGHALTGLLLTYPVHQACDILFCKGNIVPVGRDQLPHIELTTKIARRFNERYGKVFFEVSGLLTSTPLLPGLDGRKMSKSYGNAISLSMTAEETAKLIKKSKTDSERLITFDPENRPGVSALLTTAAICTGRDPKEIADEIGMGGGGALKAYVTEAVNSYFAPIREKRAEIAEHPDYVREVLSDGNRRANEIANATLDEVRNAMGMVY; this is translated from the coding sequence ATGCCAAACGAAGGCAGCTATGAGGCGGCGCTGCGCCGTTCCAATGAAATTCAAGCAGATCTGCCAGAGCATCCCGGAAACTACACCATGCTTACCGGAGATCGTCCTACGGGCAGACTACACTTAGGCCATTACTTTGGCACCATCGTTGAGCGCGTGCGGCTGCAGAACCTTGGTGTGCACACCAACGTAATCATTGCCGACTATCAGGTCATTACTGACCGCGACACCACCGAGCATATTGCCGACAATGTATACAACATGGTCGTTGACTACCTTGCGTGCGGTCTTGATCCCGAGAAGACCATGATCTTCACGCACTCAGCCGTACCGGCGCTCAACCAACTTATGCTGCCGTTTTTATCGCTCGTCACCGAAGCGGAGTTGCTTCGTAACCCCACCGTCAAAGCCGAGCAAGAGGCATCTGGCCACGCGCTCACGGGGCTCTTGCTCACCTATCCCGTTCACCAAGCGTGCGACATCCTCTTCTGCAAAGGCAATATCGTACCTGTTGGCCGCGATCAGCTGCCACATATTGAGCTCACAACTAAAATCGCGCGCCGTTTCAACGAACGTTACGGCAAGGTCTTTTTCGAAGTTTCGGGCCTTCTGACCTCAACGCCGTTGCTCCCCGGCCTTGACGGCCGAAAGATGAGTAAATCTTATGGCAACGCTATTTCTCTTTCCATGACGGCAGAGGAGACGGCTAAGCTCATTAAAAAGTCCAAGACGGACTCAGAGCGCCTGATCACCTTTGATCCCGAGAACCGTCCCGGCGTTTCCGCCCTCCTGACCACGGCTGCTATCTGCACCGGTCGCGATCCTAAAGAAATTGCCGACGAAATTGGCATGGGCGGCGGAGGCGCTCTCAAAGCCTACGTCACAGAGGCTGTCAACAGCTACTTTGCTCCAATTCGCGAGAAGCGCGCGGAGATTGCAGAGCATCCCGACTACGTACGCGAGGTGCTCAGTGACGGTAACCGACGTGCAAATGAAATTGCAAATGCTACCTTAGATGAGGTGCGAAACGCTATGGGTATGGTTTACTAG
- a CDS encoding TetR/AcrR family transcriptional regulator yields the protein MESSDTKKKIQEVGKKEFLRKGFKDASLNHIVAEAGFTKGAFYGYYPDKAALFEDLVSEAADGLIEKFKAAQEAHFDLIPADKASRSRDLSTQYLRYFVEYIYEHFDAFKLVLCCADGTKYENYVHDLVELDVVRSEQYFSALRERGKLKGDASRELHHMITSAYFTAVFETVVHDMPKERAIRYIEELATFFNAGWEGLLRIQ from the coding sequence ATGGAAAGCTCTGACACAAAAAAGAAAATACAAGAGGTAGGAAAGAAGGAGTTTCTAAGAAAAGGATTCAAGGATGCTTCTCTGAACCATATCGTAGCTGAGGCTGGGTTTACGAAAGGTGCGTTCTATGGCTACTACCCTGATAAAGCTGCGTTGTTTGAGGATTTGGTTTCTGAGGCAGCGGATGGATTGATCGAGAAGTTCAAAGCGGCTCAGGAAGCTCATTTTGACTTGATCCCGGCGGATAAAGCCAGCCGGAGTCGAGATTTATCCACGCAGTATCTGCGTTATTTCGTTGAATATATTTATGAGCATTTCGATGCATTCAAGCTGGTACTGTGCTGTGCGGACGGGACAAAATACGAAAACTATGTGCATGATTTGGTGGAACTGGATGTTGTCCGGTCAGAACAATACTTTTCTGCTCTTCGAGAGCGTGGAAAGTTAAAGGGAGACGCCAGTCGGGAATTACATCATATGATTACCAGCGCTTATTTTACGGCAGTGTTTGAAACTGTTGTACATGACATGCCAAAGGAACGGGCAATCAGATACATAGAGGAACTGGCAACTTTCTTCAATGCCGGATGGGAGGGTCTCTTGCGCATTCAGTAA
- a CDS encoding MptD family putative ECF transporter S component, producing MVSQPINTKMQTRDFISVGVFSLIYAAVAFVIGGIVQMTPVTFPFMPPVVALFTGTIFMLYVAKIPKRWALTTLGVIGGILLFVTGMFWMMSAFFVVFGFLADLICASGQFRSFRKNLIAYCVMSLSPMGAYVPMVIMPAQFDAFMQNKGNFEAFSDAIHSIGANWWAVPLMAVVTILFALIGGLIGRSLLKKHFEKAGIV from the coding sequence ATGGTTTCTCAGCCGATAAACACAAAAATGCAGACAAGAGATTTCATCTCTGTGGGTGTATTTTCTCTTATCTATGCTGCCGTTGCTTTTGTGATCGGCGGCATCGTACAGATGACACCGGTGACATTTCCATTTATGCCGCCGGTGGTAGCTCTTTTTACTGGAACGATCTTCATGCTTTACGTTGCTAAGATCCCGAAGCGATGGGCTCTTACTACTCTTGGCGTCATTGGCGGCATTTTGCTCTTTGTGACGGGAATGTTCTGGATGATGTCGGCGTTTTTTGTTGTTTTCGGTTTTTTGGCTGATCTGATCTGCGCATCCGGTCAGTTCCGGTCCTTTCGGAAAAATCTTATTGCCTATTGCGTAATGTCATTGTCTCCCATGGGGGCATACGTCCCTATGGTTATCATGCCGGCGCAATTTGACGCTTTTATGCAGAACAAGGGCAACTTTGAGGCATTTTCTGATGCGATCCACTCCATTGGGGCAAATTGGTGGGCTGTTCCGTTAATGGCAGTTGTCACGATCTTGTTTGCGCTGATCGGAGGTCTGATTGGCCGGAGCCTGTTGAAAAAGCACTTTGAAAAGGCGGGAATTGTGTAA
- a CDS encoding class I SAM-dependent methyltransferase — MNSQEDVKKQYEVTDNLDIRIALHEKYSSNKQGFGSWIFSHYQFKTASANTVRVLDVGCGTADLWAENYANLPVNVDLILTDYFKGMVAASTLKMEQYQNVQCERADIMNLPFATNSFDVVTANMMLYHVPDLEGALKEVRRVLKSDGVFYTSTFGTPSLAQTLGSWLSHFTDVVDSPETFTLQNGAVSLKTCFTDVVRLDYPDSLEVTDARDLLAYVYSLPEVFHLEDAQRQDVLSVLASHKVDGVISIPKEYGLFVCRP, encoded by the coding sequence GTGAACTCTCAGGAAGATGTTAAAAAGCAATATGAGGTGACAGACAATCTTGATATTCGCATAGCGCTCCATGAAAAATATTCATCGAATAAGCAGGGTTTTGGTAGTTGGATCTTCTCGCATTACCAGTTTAAGACGGCCAGCGCGAATACTGTGCGTGTTCTTGATGTCGGTTGCGGGACAGCGGATTTATGGGCTGAGAATTACGCAAATCTTCCGGTAAACGTTGATTTGATTTTGACTGACTATTTCAAGGGGATGGTTGCTGCCAGTACGCTCAAAATGGAGCAATATCAAAATGTTCAATGTGAGCGCGCGGACATTATGAATCTTCCTTTTGCTACGAACAGCTTCGATGTCGTTACCGCAAATATGATGCTCTATCATGTGCCGGATCTTGAAGGTGCTCTGAAGGAGGTTCGCCGTGTTCTCAAGTCCGACGGTGTTTTTTACACCTCGACCTTTGGTACACCTAGTCTTGCGCAAACTCTTGGGAGCTGGTTATCGCATTTTACCGACGTCGTTGACAGTCCCGAGACCTTTACTTTGCAAAACGGTGCTGTCTCGCTGAAAACGTGTTTTACGGATGTGGTCAGGCTTGACTATCCGGATTCTCTTGAAGTAACGGATGCACGTGATCTGCTTGCGTACGTCTACTCGCTTCCGGAGGTATTTCATTTGGAGGACGCGCAGCGGCAAGATGTCTTATCTGTGCTCGCCTCGCACAAAGTTGACGGTGTGATTTCAATTCCAAAAGAGTATGGCTTGTTCGTGTGTCGCCCTTAG